In Tubulanus polymorphus chromosome 2, tnTubPoly1.2, whole genome shotgun sequence, a single window of DNA contains:
- the LOC141898630 gene encoding solute carrier family 13 member 2-like isoform X1 — MSMVRAVLKWWKLYVAVLLPFLLLPIPLVYQYSEVKCAYILLLMAVFWMFEILPLAVTALLPIVLVPLFGIVEAKKVAPNYMKDTNMLFLGGLMMAICIENWSLHKRIALKVLQLVGTKPRWLMLGFMLPTWFLSMWISNTATTAMMVPIVGAVLQQIKIGSEKRSLKYQNSVVLSDFPESTENTGCINEAVVPAEGLTRIETAKEELASSPESVTPSLSTSRHSINTHASTPSLGHSVTNSQANIVTESTLTSDNTSDTEDAEYKSLCKAMFLCIAYAANAGGISTLTGTPPNLVLTGQLGVLFKGDTGINFTTWMAFALPVSFIVLILCWTWLQIYFIGCKATCTGCFNCKTTENDMKVKAVIQEEYRRLGKMTWAQLTSLIFFITLAALWLTRSPKFMPGWGDAFLNADGKSYVSDSTAAILISVILFIIPSEVPSCDPSKPVPPSLLDWETLTHKMPWNILILLGGGFAIADASQKSGLSEWIGLKLAGLSALPIWVMVLIITTIIAMLTEVTSNTATATLMLPILAEMAESIQLNPLYLMLPATVAASFAFMLPVATPPNAIVFASGHLRIKDMALAGIVMNIFAIFTVTLGVCTWGRSLFTLDVYPPWAAQIANVTTLAPKVTLPTNLTTP; from the exons ATGTCGATGGTGAGAGCCGTGTTGAAATGGTGGAAGCTGTATGTGGCGGTATTGCTTCCTTTCCTGTTGTTGCCGATACCGCTTGTATATCAATACTCG GAAGTAAAATGTGCATACATCTTGTTATTGATGGCTGTTTTTTGGATGTTTGAGATACTTCCACTAGCAGTGACAGCATTATTGCCTATAGTACTAGTGCCATTATTTGGCATAGTTGAAGCGAAGAAAGTCGCTCCTAATTACATGAAG GACACAAACATGTTGTTTTTAGGGGGTTTGATGATGGCAATTTGTATAGAAAACTGGTCGCTTCACAAACGTATAGCACTGAAAGTACTTCAACTCGTCGGCACTAAACCCCGATG GTTGATGTTAGGTTTCATGTTACCGACTTGGTTTTTATCAATGTGGATCAGTAACACTGCAACTACTGCTATGATGGTACCGATAGTCGGTGCCGTTCTACAACAAATAAAAATAGGGTCCGAGAAAAGGTCGTTGAAGTATCAGAATAGCGTTGTTTTATCAG attttccaGAAAGTACGGAGAATACAGGGTGTATTAATGAGGCTGTTGTACCGGCGGAAGGCCTGACTCGGATAGAAACTGCAAAAGAGGAATTAGC TTCATCACCAGAATCTGTCACCCCGTCGCTATCAACAAGTCGTCACTCAATCAACACTCACGCCAGTACTCCCTCACTCGGACATTCGGTGACAAATAGTCAAGCAAATATAGTCACTGAGAG CACGCTGACCAGTGATAACACTTCAGATACCGAAGATGCGGAATATAAAAGTCTATGTAAAGCAATGTTTCTGTGTATCGCGTATGCGGCGAACGCTGGTGGCATTTCGACTTTGACGGGTACCCCGCCTAACTTGGTTTTAACTGGACAACTCGGTGT ACTGTTTAAAGGTGATACCGGAATAAACTTCACTACATGGATGGCGTTTGCATTACCTGTGTCTTTCATCGTGCTAATCCTGTGCTGGACCTGGCTGCAAATTTACTTCATCGGCTGCAAAGC AACATGTACTGGCTGTTTCAACTGTAAAACTACAGAGAATGACATGAAAGTCAAAGCTGTCATACAAGAGGAATATCGACGCTTGGGCAAAATGAC GTGGGCGCAGTTAACGAGTCTGATATTTTTCATCACTCTCGCAGCGCTTTGGTTAACTAGAAGCCCAAAATTCATGCCCGGTTGGGGCGATGCATTTCTCAATGCTGACGGTAAAAG ttatgtCTCCGATTCAACCGCAGCCATTTTGATCTCAGTCATCTTGTTTATAATCCCGTCCGAGGTTCCGTCGTGTG ATCCTTCAAAACCGGTACCACCTTCTCTGTTAGACTGGGAGACACTGACGCACAAAATGCCATGGAACATATTAATTCTGCTAGGTGGCGGATTCGCTATTGCAGACGCTTCACAG AAATCCGGTTTGTCAGAATGGATCGGTCTCAAACTAGCGGGTCTTTCAGCTTTACCAATTTGGGTTATGGTACTGATCATCACGACGATAATAGCGATGTTAACTGAAGTTACCAGTAACACGGCAACGGCCACTTTAATGTTGCCTATTCTGGCTGAAATG GCAGAATCTATTCAACTCAACCCATTGTATTTAATGTTACCCGCCACTGTCGCTGCATCCTTCGCGTTTATGTTACCCGTGGCGACGCCTCCAAATGCTATAGTTTTTGCTTCCGGTCATCTGCGGATTAAAGAtatg gCATTGGCAGGTATTGTGATGAATATATTCGCCATATTTACAGTGACGTTAGGAGTGTGCACGTGGGGCAGATCACTTTTTACTTTAGACGTTTATCCACCCTGGGCTGCTCAGATCGCGAACGTCACGACCTTGGCACCGAAAGTAACGTTACCTACAAATCTCACGACCCCTTAG
- the LOC141898630 gene encoding solute carrier family 13 member 2-like isoform X2 — translation MSMVRAVLKWWKLYVAVLLPFLLLPIPLVYQYSEVKCAYILLLMAVFWMFEILPLAVTALLPIVLVPLFGIVEAKKVAPNYMKDTNMLFLGGLMMAICIENWSLHKRIALKVLQLVGTKPRWLMLGFMLPTWFLSMWISNTATTAMMVPIVGAVLQQIKIGSEKRSLKYQNSVVLSDFPESTENTGCINEAVVPAEGLTRIETAKEELASSPESVTPSLSTSRHSINTHASTPSLGHSVTNSQANIVTESTLTSDNTSDTEDAEYKSLCKAMFLCIAYAANAGGISTLTGTPPNLVLTGQLGVLFKGDTGINFTTWMAFALPVSFIVLILCWTWLQIYFIGCKATCTGCFNCKTTENDMKVKAVIQEEYRRLGKMTWAQLTSLIFFITLAALWLTRSPKFMPGWGDAFLNADGKSYVSDSTAAILISVILFIIPSEVPSCDPSKPVPPSLLDWETLTHKMPWNILILLGGGFAIADASQKSGLSEWIGLKLAGLSALPIWVMVLIITTIIAMLTEVTSNTATATLMLPILAEMALAGIVMNIFAIFTVTLGVCTWGRSLFTLDVYPPWAAQIANVTTLAPKVTLPTNLTTP, via the exons ATGTCGATGGTGAGAGCCGTGTTGAAATGGTGGAAGCTGTATGTGGCGGTATTGCTTCCTTTCCTGTTGTTGCCGATACCGCTTGTATATCAATACTCG GAAGTAAAATGTGCATACATCTTGTTATTGATGGCTGTTTTTTGGATGTTTGAGATACTTCCACTAGCAGTGACAGCATTATTGCCTATAGTACTAGTGCCATTATTTGGCATAGTTGAAGCGAAGAAAGTCGCTCCTAATTACATGAAG GACACAAACATGTTGTTTTTAGGGGGTTTGATGATGGCAATTTGTATAGAAAACTGGTCGCTTCACAAACGTATAGCACTGAAAGTACTTCAACTCGTCGGCACTAAACCCCGATG GTTGATGTTAGGTTTCATGTTACCGACTTGGTTTTTATCAATGTGGATCAGTAACACTGCAACTACTGCTATGATGGTACCGATAGTCGGTGCCGTTCTACAACAAATAAAAATAGGGTCCGAGAAAAGGTCGTTGAAGTATCAGAATAGCGTTGTTTTATCAG attttccaGAAAGTACGGAGAATACAGGGTGTATTAATGAGGCTGTTGTACCGGCGGAAGGCCTGACTCGGATAGAAACTGCAAAAGAGGAATTAGC TTCATCACCAGAATCTGTCACCCCGTCGCTATCAACAAGTCGTCACTCAATCAACACTCACGCCAGTACTCCCTCACTCGGACATTCGGTGACAAATAGTCAAGCAAATATAGTCACTGAGAG CACGCTGACCAGTGATAACACTTCAGATACCGAAGATGCGGAATATAAAAGTCTATGTAAAGCAATGTTTCTGTGTATCGCGTATGCGGCGAACGCTGGTGGCATTTCGACTTTGACGGGTACCCCGCCTAACTTGGTTTTAACTGGACAACTCGGTGT ACTGTTTAAAGGTGATACCGGAATAAACTTCACTACATGGATGGCGTTTGCATTACCTGTGTCTTTCATCGTGCTAATCCTGTGCTGGACCTGGCTGCAAATTTACTTCATCGGCTGCAAAGC AACATGTACTGGCTGTTTCAACTGTAAAACTACAGAGAATGACATGAAAGTCAAAGCTGTCATACAAGAGGAATATCGACGCTTGGGCAAAATGAC GTGGGCGCAGTTAACGAGTCTGATATTTTTCATCACTCTCGCAGCGCTTTGGTTAACTAGAAGCCCAAAATTCATGCCCGGTTGGGGCGATGCATTTCTCAATGCTGACGGTAAAAG ttatgtCTCCGATTCAACCGCAGCCATTTTGATCTCAGTCATCTTGTTTATAATCCCGTCCGAGGTTCCGTCGTGTG ATCCTTCAAAACCGGTACCACCTTCTCTGTTAGACTGGGAGACACTGACGCACAAAATGCCATGGAACATATTAATTCTGCTAGGTGGCGGATTCGCTATTGCAGACGCTTCACAG AAATCCGGTTTGTCAGAATGGATCGGTCTCAAACTAGCGGGTCTTTCAGCTTTACCAATTTGGGTTATGGTACTGATCATCACGACGATAATAGCGATGTTAACTGAAGTTACCAGTAACACGGCAACGGCCACTTTAATGTTGCCTATTCTGGCTGAAATG gCATTGGCAGGTATTGTGATGAATATATTCGCCATATTTACAGTGACGTTAGGAGTGTGCACGTGGGGCAGATCACTTTTTACTTTAGACGTTTATCCACCCTGGGCTGCTCAGATCGCGAACGTCACGACCTTGGCACCGAAAGTAACGTTACCTACAAATCTCACGACCCCTTAG
- the LOC141900581 gene encoding uncharacterized protein LOC141900581, with protein MFNSNATMYFNGLIAASLLVLCAGGGNQTIVKNMLNVLEIIQQSVSGINRMMVEAQYQRLKIHCPKGWIGTKAVSKLHCYRAIRIKDAETGATACERINGTLAELKSTNGLSIISNLLVLKTTFKSTRIEFSLQYYLNKKLHSEGGKLALCQKTRKHKKVKKNAKSRRVPKVKAT; from the exons ATGTTCAACTCAAACGCGACAATGTATTTTAACGGATTAATCGCGGCATCGCTCCTCGTGTTATGCGCTGGCGGAGGAAACCAAACCATTGTGAAAAACATGCTGAATGTACTGGAAATAATTCAACAGAGCGTGTCCGGCATAAACAGAATGATGGTTGAGGCGCAATACCAGCGGCTCAAAATTC ATTGCCCTAAAGGATGGATCGGAACGAAAGCGGTTTCCAAATTACACTGCTATAGGGCGATAAGAATCAAAGACGCAGAAACCGGGGCGACTGCATGCGAACGAATTAATGGAACCTTGGCTGAGTTAAAATCAACGAACGGCCTCtcgataatttcaaatttactcGTGTTAAAAACAACGTTCAAAA GTACACGTATAGAGTTTAGTTTACAATACTATTTGAACAAAAAGCTGCATTCAGAAGGCGGGAAGTTAGCGCTATGtcaaaaaacaagaaaacacaaAAAG GTCAAGAAGAATGCGAAATCTCGTCGGGTGCCGAAGGTCAAGGCGACGTAG
- the LOC141900786 gene encoding uncharacterized protein LOC141900786 yields MKASEMASEKHEMLVDSHENPHGHITAQHENSNAALHIQITSSEFGDARITSKPINGEGNWEAVSNFFRKSIIIGTLQLVCGVVLLIIDGVYMSGDAKDRKSDTSIVFGETLLCFLAAIFTFVAGRFSRMALHVTCLVFCVICAMGSASVAMLIAMTDVTRELGDAWNHVGEYVTDDTGMMSYIKTPEEEFLAIKNHHATLFIARCVFLSINAVVCIVQAAFCCRLTCCRPKIQVKIVYNVSDEVNQQLIADKKLIP; encoded by the exons ATGAAGGCCTCAGAAATGGCGtcagaaaaacatgaaatgctCGTGGACAGCCACGAGAACCCACACGGCCATATAACAGCCCAACACGAAAATTCTAACGCAGCCCTACACATTCAAATTACATCCTCTGAATTCGGAGACGCCCGTATTACAAGTAAACCCATAAACGGTGAAG GAAACTGGGAAGCTGTTTCAAATTTCTTCCGAAAATCGATCATCATCGGCACTTTACAGTTGGTATGCGGTGTCGTTTTGCTAATAATCGACGGTGTCTACATGTCCGGAGATGCTAAAGACAGAAAATCAGACACATCTATCGTATTCGGAGAGACTCTGCTTTGTTTTCTGGCGGCCATTTTCACATTTGTGGCTGGACGATTCTCGCGTATGGCCCTGCACGTTACGTGTTTGGTTTTCTGCGTAATCTGTGCAATGGGTTCGGCTTCAGTAGCGATGCTCATCGCTATGACTGACGTCACACGGGAACTCGGTGACGCGTGGAATCACGTCGGAGAATACGTCACCGATGACACGGGCATGATGTCGTACATCAAAACCCCTGAAGAGGAATTCCTTGCCATCAAAAATCACCACGCTACACTATTCATTGCTCGGTGCGTGTTTCTATCCATCAACGCCGTAGTATGTATCGTACAAGCCGCGTTTTGCTGCCGACTCACTTGTTGCCGCCCGAAAATCCAAGTTAAGATCGTGTACAACGTTAGCGATGAAGTTAATCAGCAACTCATCGCTGACaagaaattgataccttga